Within the Anaerolineae bacterium genome, the region TCGTCATCGTCGTCAACGCCCTCGCCAACGCTCTACCTATCAACAACCAGACCACCGGCGAGATCTCCGACCGCTATCCCGTCCTGTTCACTCCCGCCGGCTACATCTTCTCCATCTGGGGCCTCATCTACCTGGGACTGATCGCCTTCAGCGTCTACCAGGCCATGCCCGGCCGCCGGGAGGCAGAGGACTCGCTCCTCGACCGCATCGGTTGGTTCTACGTCGTCTCGGGGCTGGCTAACGCCATCTGGATCTTCCTCTGGCATTACGAGGTGCTCCCGCTCAGCCTCCTGGTCATGCTGGTGCTGCTGGGCTCGCTCATCGCCATCTACCTGCGCCTGAACGTCGGCCGCCGCGTCGTCAACCGCCGTGAGTTCTGGGCCGTCCACGTGCCCTTCAGCCTCTACCTCGGCTGGATCACCGTGGCCACCGTCGCTAACGTAGCCGTGGTCCTGTACGACCTCGGTTGGGGTGGATTCGGTATCAGCCAGCAGGCGTGGACCATCATCATGCTCGCCGTGGCCGCCGCCCTGGCGGCCGCTAACAGCGTCACCCGTCGCGACATCGCCTACAACCTGGTCATCGTGTGGGCCTTCTCCGGCATCGCCGTCAGGCAGGCAGCCACCCGGTCAATAACCGTCACTGTCTCTCTGCTTCTGGTGGTGGTCGTCCTGGCCCTGGCCGCTAGCCTGACGGGCGGCAAGCAGCCCGCGGAGGTGGCCCCTGCGCTGACCCGCTAGGGCTCGCCCATCCACCCTCAAGAGGATCGAGATGGACCTGCATCTGCACGGCAAGATCGCCCTCGTCACCGGCGCCAGCCGCGGCATCGGCCTGAGCACCGCCCGCGCCCTGGCCGATGAGGGCTGTCACCTGGGCATCTGTGCCCGCGGCCAGGAAGACCTGCGCCAGGCGGAACGGGACCTGCTCGAAAGGGGCGCTCGGGTCGTCGCCGTTCAGGCCGACGTGCTGCGCCGGGAACAGGCGGAGGCATTCGTGGAGGAGTGCGCTTCCCGCCTGGGAGGCGTGGACATCCTGGTGAACAACGTCGGCTTCAACCGGGGGGGCGACCTGATGCACTCCACCGACGAGGAGTGGCGTCTCGTCTTCGAGGCCAACACCTTCCAGGTCGTGCGCCTGATCCGGCTGGTGGTGCCTCACCTGCGGGCCCGAGGGGGCGGCGCCATCGTCAACGTGGCCTCCATTTCGGGCTGGGAGCCACAACTGGCCGGTACGGGCCAGTACGGCGCCTCCAAGGCTGCCACCATCTTCCTCACCGAGCGCCTCGCGCTCGAGCTGGTCCACGACAACATCCGCGTCAACACCGTCTCCCCGGGCTCCATCCTCTTCGAGGGAGGCGGCTGGGACCGGGTGCGCCGGGAGAAGCCGGACCAGTTCGCCGCCTACATCCGGGATGGGTTCCCCATGGGCCGGCTGGGGAGGCCCGAGGAGGTGGCCGATGTGATCGCCTTCCTCGCCTCCCCCCGGGCCCACTGGATCAACGGCCGCCACATCCCCGTGGACGGCCTGGAACAGCCCGTCCCTATGCCCGACCGCCGGCCCTGGTAGGCCCTACCCGCCCGACCCCAACAGCCTCGCCATGCCCCACCCCACACCACTCCCGAACCCAAGAGGGCGCCGGGCCGGCCTCGGCGCTCGTAACCCTGGCCTAGGCAGCCGGGCCCCGCCCCGACTTAGAATCCCGGATGCCTATCGAACGCCCGGAATAACGCGACCCACATGGGTCCCGTTACCGTGCTAAGCTAATGGCAGGGGGGTGAAGCCATGTCGAGCGAACGCTTGCCCGGCAAGGGAAGAGTGCCGGAGACCAGGCGCATGGCGCGAGTGCTGGACATGCTGCAACACATCAGCGCCGCACCGGAGCACTGGACTCGCCGGGCCCTGGCGGAGAAGTACGAGGTGGGGGAGCGGCAGATCCAGCGCGACCTGGACGTGATCCGCTACCGGCTGAACCTGGACCTGAGGCGCCGGCGGCAGGGCTATTACCTGAAGGAAGTGCCCCGGCTTCCCGTAGTCCACTACAGCCTTTCCGAGGCCCTATCGCTGCTGCTGGCCGCCCAAGCCGGGCGCGAGTTCGGGGTGGACTCGGCCGAGCTGGGTTCCGCCATCGGCCGGCTGGAGTCGGTGTTCCCGCCCGAGTTCCGCCCCCTGCTCCGGGAGCTATCGGCCCCGCCCGATGGGTGCACCGACAACGCCCTGGAGGCCTGGCTGCTGGCGCTGCACCGGGCCCTGGCCGCTCGGCGCAAGGTGCGCCTGGCCTACGCCAGCGCCAGCCGGGAGGGCGAAGTACAGGACCGGGTGGTTCGGCCCTACTGCCTCTTCCCCAAGAACCGGTCCTGGTACCTGCTGGCCTACTGCGAGCTCCGGAATGAGGTACGGACCTTCAAGGCGGACCGGATCGTAGAGGCCGAGCTCCTGCCGGACCGGTATCGGGTACCGGACGATTTCAGCGTGCAGGGGATGGCGGGAGCCGCTTGGGGGCTAATGTGGGGGGCGGCGGGGGAGCCGGAGAGGGTGCGGCTGGAGTTCTCACCGGAGGCGGGGAGGTGGGTGGCCGAGGACGAGTGGCACCCCTCTCAGCAGGTGGAGGTGCGGGACGACGGCCGGTACGAAGTCCGGTTCGAGGTGGGGGTGACGCCGGAGTTCGTGCGTTGGCTGCTGTGGTACGGGCGGGACGTGCAGGTGCTGGAGCCGGCCTGGCTGCGGGAGCGGGTGGCAGAGGAACACCGGGCCGCGTCGCAGATGCGGTAAGCATGTGCAATCAGTACCCGGGTAATACCTTAGGGGGATTGAAAATCCGCGGGAGGTGGCCTATAGTTGCGGCGTCCTTTCACGCTCATCTGAATAGGCACGCGCCGGGCAAGGAGGTGGATCGAGGTGCTGAGGTACACTGGCCATCCTTCGTACACGATGCAGTCTGCGCAGGCGCTCCCCAGAGGCATGCGCTTGCCCTGGAACCGGGGGCGTCGAAGCAGATGGCTCGCGTACGCGCTAGGAGTAGCGGGAGTGGTCGAGATTGGCGGCGACAGCATCCTCGAAGCGGATCGATTCCCGGTCCTGTATCCGACCACTAGACTAGGCGTTTTTCAGTATCCTGGCGCGGATCGAAATGCTCTCTTGACGGACAGCGGAGAGTGTGCTATGATTGGCCCGACCACGAGACTAGGCGTGGGCACTCCCTACCGGAGGTCAAGATGGGCTACGGTCGTGTCCTTCTCAGTACAACCTCCCTCGCCATCCGCTTCGAGAGAATCGGCGAGTGGCATAAATTCGACTTCATTCTGGATCGCTTTCGACAGGGCTTCCCGGAAGCCATCTGGGACCCCACGAGGAGAGCTTGGCTGCTGCCCCATTCATGCCTGCCCAGGGTACAGGGCTTCTGTGAGGACCTCTTCGGACCCCATGGCTTCCAACTGCAACTCGATTCTAGCACAGCACCGCCATTCCACCAATTGGTGCTGAACTGATGCTCGGTCGCTGAGGACATGCTGCATCGCTACTTGGAGGCAAGCCGTGCTGAGGTACACTGGCCATCCTTTGTATGACGTAGGGGTCGCCACGATCACCGCGTTCGCGGGCAAGAGGGATCCCGCCGACCTGGTAGAGTCGGACCTGGAGGCGATCGCGACCTACATGGCTCGCGAGTATGTGCGTCAGCCGCTCAAGTCGTTCCTGACCGTGGCCTTCCCCAACTCCGGCTTCACCCAGCCGGCATTCGAGAAGACGCCGGAGCGTCGCCACGCATACGCCCAGAGCGTTCTCGGGGCCTATGGCGCACTTCCTCTGGACGACGAGACCTGCATCTTCACTGGGGAACCGGCAGCAGCAGTCATCTTCAAGGACAGGGACGACGTCCCGCCCGGTCGTGCCTTCCGCCAGCACATCCCCCTGCTGACCGGCGAAGGCGTAATCAACTTCCATCCCTACGGCGACGCCGGCGTCCCGGTCTCGGGAACAGCCATGCTGGCGCTGCAAGCGCTTCCTCTCGGTTCCGCCAAGGTGGGCGGCCGTCTGCTCGCCGTGCACTCGGACAATGAGGAGATCATCTACCACTTCGCCGCCTCTTTCCTAGAGGAGAACCGTCGGCTCATTCAGCTGGCCCAGGCCGAGGGCAGTACCAAGATGCCGGAGCCGCGGCTCTCCTATCGCACGCTGCTCATCGCCACCCTGCTCAACGCGCAGCGGATGCAGCGCGAGGCCGTCGCCTCGGAGGAGCCTTTCTCCATCACCGCCTACCATCTGACCAACTCCGGTCAGGGCGCGGACCTGAGTATGTACCATCTGCCCTCGCAGGTCGTCAGCTTTCTAGCGGAGATGTTCACCGCTAAGTACCGAGGCAAGTGGCAGACGATCGTGAACCGAGCGTGGGAGAGG harbors:
- a CDS encoding WYL domain-containing protein, which produces MSSERLPGKGRVPETRRMARVLDMLQHISAAPEHWTRRALAEKYEVGERQIQRDLDVIRYRLNLDLRRRRQGYYLKEVPRLPVVHYSLSEALSLLLAAQAGREFGVDSAELGSAIGRLESVFPPEFRPLLRELSAPPDGCTDNALEAWLLALHRALAARRKVRLAYASASREGEVQDRVVRPYCLFPKNRSWYLLAYCELRNEVRTFKADRIVEAELLPDRYRVPDDFSVQGMAGAAWGLMWGAAGEPERVRLEFSPEAGRWVAEDEWHPSQQVEVRDDGRYEVRFEVGVTPEFVRWLLWYGRDVQVLEPAWLRERVAEEHRAASQMR
- a CDS encoding SDR family oxidoreductase; this translates as MDLHLHGKIALVTGASRGIGLSTARALADEGCHLGICARGQEDLRQAERDLLERGARVVAVQADVLRREQAEAFVEECASRLGGVDILVNNVGFNRGGDLMHSTDEEWRLVFEANTFQVVRLIRLVVPHLRARGGGAIVNVASISGWEPQLAGTGQYGASKAATIFLTERLALELVHDNIRVNTVSPGSILFEGGGWDRVRREKPDQFAAYIRDGFPMGRLGRPEEVADVIAFLASPRAHWINGRHIPVDGLEQPVPMPDRRPW
- the cas8a1 gene encoding type I-B CRISPR-associated protein Cas8b1/Cst1 encodes the protein MLRYTGHPLYDVGVATITAFAGKRDPADLVESDLEAIATYMAREYVRQPLKSFLTVAFPNSGFTQPAFEKTPERRHAYAQSVLGAYGALPLDDETCIFTGEPAAAVIFKDRDDVPPGRAFRQHIPLLTGEGVINFHPYGDAGVPVSGTAMLALQALPLGSAKVGGRLLAVHSDNEEIIYHFAASFLEENRRLIQLAQAEGSTKMPEPRLSYRTLLIATLLNAQRMQREAVASEEPFSITAYHLTNSGQGADLSMYHLPSQVVSFLAEMFTAKYRGKWQTIVNRAWERPGRGAGEDFEPGRNYLYEDLFGLPDNARFFVRTYLLREAAQYARGRAQDPRGEYSLAEEAGMVSWDITERFLRRIMNVDKERIEQIRALGDRLAEYISSENDRGFFRGFFTEQRYPYFRNLLVKANLQSVRRGHPPLVTLEPYIQVFEEGDELAQADWRLARDLVLIRMVERLYEAGWLGQNRETLTELTTEAEATER
- a CDS encoding tryptophan-rich sensory protein, producing MDRQQIRQVANVVTTLVVIVVNALANALPINNQTTGEISDRYPVLFTPAGYIFSIWGLIYLGLIAFSVYQAMPGRREAEDSLLDRIGWFYVVSGLANAIWIFLWHYEVLPLSLLVMLVLLGSLIAIYLRLNVGRRVVNRREFWAVHVPFSLYLGWITVATVANVAVVLYDLGWGGFGISQQAWTIIMLAVAAALAAANSVTRRDIAYNLVIVWAFSGIAVRQAATRSITVTVSLLLVVVVLALAASLTGGKQPAEVAPALTR